One Dermacentor albipictus isolate Rhodes 1998 colony chromosome 10, USDA_Dalb.pri_finalv2, whole genome shotgun sequence genomic window, TGCGTTGACAGTGCGACACACAGGATTGAAGACGTGAGTACTCCAGTCGTTCAGAAGGCGTGACTGTGTTTTTTTGACGTGAAATTATAATCATATATTTCATTTCTATTGCTTGGGTCAAGAATGTGTTGTTTGTAAGCCTCgccggcttttctttttttttgacgtggTAATCGGCCATGAAATGCTTCGTCATTGTGAAATACACGTGGAGTACTCGAAGTGAATAGGTTTCAATTAAGGATGGACCTAACTTGCCATCGGTAGCGTTCGCAAGCTTTCGTAGGTAATCGAATGTCGCATAACTCTTACTTGATTGAAGCAGAAAAGGCACGCCAGAAAAAACTTCAGAAGCTGTGTTCTTGATTGCGCACATATCATGCTGTTAGCATTTCGTTTGAAGGTATCCCGAGTTGGATATTTATATGAATGTTACGACACTTGATTAGAGAATGCGGACGCCTGATGTTCAGTTCAGATTTAGTGTGAAGCTTAAACGATGCTCAAAAACATATAGAGCCTTAAATGAGCCAAATGTTCATGCACTCGGACTTTTAAGTTCCCAAGGGACTAAAAATCAGCCGATTCTCGATCTGTAGAAGCAAAAGCTGATGCTAATTGCAAAGAAACCAGTTAAAAGAAAGCCCAAGGAGCCACGAGCAAGAGGTTTATTCTGATCAGGAGCTCGTGTGCTATAGACAGTGGGGAGTTTCAAGACATTTGTTCATCAGGAGACCTATATTACTCCTCATGCCATAATTTGTGACGGCgcagatttttgttttgttttgattatTATGCAGGAACCGTATAGCCCGGGACACAATCCCAGCGCTTCAGCAGAGAAAAAGTCACGTGACAGTTGAATAATGTAGTGTTTGCATGCCGATCCTTCGCGGTTATTGGCAGGGGTATGCGTGCCCGGAGGCAGTCAATATTCACTACAAAAATGCCCACGATTATACGGAAATTATGCTGCGTCTTAATAACTCAAATTAACGGCGAAGCCCAGTGACCTTTTTAGACCAAACATAGCGGCTCTTCGTGTTGTCAGCAGCGGGAAGCGACTTACTTTATCGACGGCATTGTGGTTTGCGCGAAAGAATGTTCAGTGATTCCCATCCTGGAACAAACTTGGAACACCAATGTTTTGCAGTGCCATCTAATCTGGAAATAGGAAAAATGAACCGTAGGAGATGCAAAAACAGATGGCACGTTGTGAATGGTGTGATCAGAAATTGCCGTTATATGCTTTGAACACGGTGTACGAGCTCTTGAATCGCacctggtaaaaaagaaagagaaattctTGAATAAGTTTGTCCATATCGCTAGCCAGTATACGACGACAGTTTCGATTATACGCGTCGCGTCGATGTATGTAACCTTGCCTAAATTGCAGACGTAGCCAAGAGTGCTCGCGAGGGTACATAAATGCGGTAGTCCTTGTGTACAACTCTTACCTCGATTCATTTTCGTACCAAGTTGGCGCTACAGGTGCTATCTTCACTAAGAACTGAAAATGTCTCTGCTACATGCTCAATGTAAACGGAAAGAAAGCGACGTTAGGAATCTTCACTAAGCCGGTTAAAACCATTAAACTAGTAACGTGAGGTTTTAAAACATTTCTCATCAATTTTGTGGAAAAATGATGGTCATTAGGAATAAAACTGAGGTCACATTTCCTCATTCCGGATTTGGCGATCGAACCTCAGCTAGATAGAACTCGCCGTACTAGCGTGCTGGCTAATGACGGTGCACTGCTGAGCTGAAGGTCGCCGGTTCGACCACGACAGGGGCGTCCGGATCTcgattgggggaggggggggtatgcAAAACAACGCTCGTGTATTTAGCAGCAAGGTTTCAGACCGGGTAAGTTCGTGTTCCTTGTTACTGTGAATTACAGCTCCCGCCGGCACAAGGACAGGAAAAGACCAGCGCTTGTTCTCGTCTTTCCTTTCCTCGACCCGATGTGCGCTGTGATTCACGGTAACGTGTGTCTTTAGGCTTGGGTGCACGTAAAGCAACCCTAGGCGAccgaaattatttcggagtcccctcTCACGGTACGCCTTATGATACAGTCGTGGAATTGGCACACAAAatcgcgcaatttttttttctcaattgcgcggttatAGAGCCCGAAGAGTTGAAACTTGCTGCGTGGCTTCTGTAGTTCCCATAGTATGCAATGTTTTCATTATTTACCGAAAAACAATTAACTAGGCACACTTTGGACAGGGTAGACTGCACGGGTAGATGCCGCCTCGATGTTCGTGACGTCATAGCGAGCTGgggagggaacttcaaggcgcTGTCGCCCCCTGTCGTTCATATTTGTCTCTTCTGTATCACCAAGCCGCTTCTCAGAACAATAGCGGACGTTTTATATCTCTGTTGTGGAAGCGTAATTAACTTGCGCAGCTTGACATAGTGGTTATGCTCAGCGTCTTTAGGAAGCTTGGGTTTTCTTTGACGTGGCAAAAAAGTGACAGCTGCTAGAGTTAAGCAAACatgacgcatgcgcagtacgACCATGTAGACTTCTCGCTGTCATGCAGCACGTTGTGCTGCGTCTCTGTGGCGTTCTGAATGCTGGCTACCAGATTGGGGTGTTACATTTGGTGGTATAATGCAAAAAATATCTTAGCATACAGGCTTGGTGCCCTTTGAGGAACTCCAAATAATCAAATATATGTCTCATCTTCCGCTTCCCTACGGCTTTTCAGTAGCCCAAGGGTTGTTTTGAGGGATTAAAGACTGCCAATCATATATTTCATGCAGAACTTCAAAGGTGTTTGGAACATTCCCTCCCTTTTGGAACAGTCCTTTTAAGCGGACCTTAGCTATCGAGACTGAGTGTGCGAAATTTGCAGTCTTACAGCGCGACGGGTTGGAGTGAGAAAAGGAATCGAATTTGTGAGCTTATCGCATCTTGCACCTTACTAATATTTGCATCCTGCTAACGAAGCTTTATTAACTCCAGCAACGAGAGTACCTAATGATTTGCATACGTACTGTTCCTACAGATGGAACACAGGAGCGAGAGATTCATGGAAGCTTTGCAGTTGTCGGCCATGTGCCCAAATGAAACATGCAGCTATCAGGCGACACTTCGAGAGGTGATGGTGAGTATTGCCGGGAGAATTTTCGCGTGATAGCTATTCCTAATTTCACTTACTGCGAACAGCAGTTACAAGTTAGAAAATGGGCCGAATCCTGCGTATTCGGTCGTCACGCTTCCATCAGCCTAGTCTCAATTGCCTTCGCACCTCTGAGTCGTTAACTGTGTAAAAACCGTTACTGGCCCAAGGAAAACTACAACTACGCTACGATGACAACCATAATTATAGGAACACCGCGGTTTAAACAAAGAACTACAACGGTGACGACAGTTGcagtgacgatgacgatgacacaACGATGCTACAAAGATGACGCCGGCACAACAGCCTAGCCACAAGACAAACAATGCCATGTTTGGCATCGTTAAGTTCTTTACTGCACAACTTAGTAAACGGCGCAACAACACCGGCACGATGAAAATAACGACGACGGTAGCGGCGACTGCACAACGgcggcatgatgacaatgacaCAACAACGACGACGGCTGCGTGAGAACGAGTCCTTCAGGACGATGGCGACAACAAGCCAACGACAATGGCGGTGCCATGACAATAATAGCACGACGTCACGATCAGCGCGCCAACGACGCCATGGTGGTGTCACTTTAATCACTGACATCTAAGGCCACTTCTTTCGCGGGAGAAACGCTGAGAATCACTGGGCTGTCTACCAGCGCTCGCTTCCCGCTACACGAGCCGTCAACGACAGATAGAacgtaaggaagaaaaaaaatgaaaaagaaaactaaaaaatagACCTGCTAGCGCCATCTGGCGGCTTGGCAGAGGCGATTGTGGACCTTCCTTGCTTTAGGCCAGTGCACCGAAAGAACATCTGTGGCTCCACGATAGACATTAAGAATGCCgggaatgccgccccctaccgctctatagtgtacgcgctttgttcgtgctcgtctctttctctctttctcccccttccacttttcttctctttttatcccctttaactCTTCCCCCGAGCAGGGTAGCCGACCGAAACTACCTCTAGCTAACCTAACTGCCTTTCGCTGTATTCTTTCCTCTACTCCTACTTTGCTTCTGTTCCGCCTGATCTACAGAGTGGGCTTTTCTCTCCACACAATTTCGACGCCTGGGTCGTCCTGCGGTTTCGATGTCGCAACTTCTGTTTCCCGGCTGGCACAATACCATAGCCTGCAGTCAGCTTCTCAGGTGCTTAAAAGACACGGGCTAAGCCCCGGTGGCCTGCGGCTGCCAAAAATGCGTTCTGCGACCGGAACGACATTCTCTTTACCTCCTTATTTCCTCTTTGTCGCTCTTCCCATCCCAAAAGGTCACCAGAAGAAGAAATGTAGATACAGCGCTAATTTTGGAATATATATGAAGTGAAGCTATCGTGACTAAAAGGTAAACTGTATAAAACTGCATGAAAATGTGCATCTTCTGTCACTCATTTCGCAGCACAGTGATAACATGCCTGCCAGTAAATCGGCAAGACGTGGAAGCATCTACAACGTGGTTCACACCAATGCAGATCGGTTACTTGTATCGGCCTTCTTTGCCTCACCCTGCATACGGGATCAGCCCAGTTTACCATTGCACTTATTGTCGGATTGGCCCTCCTTATTCGACAAGAAATTAGTAAATATTCCGGATCAGTGTGAGGTTTCAATGGAGGGGTTTGCTTGTTACATTATCACTTTTCGGGAGGATGCATTAAAGACTGCATGTTTAGGGCCAATGCTTTTCCTGACTTAGTTCGTAGTGCTTATTATTATCAATAAACGAAGCTAGGCACCGCCTCCGCGGTAATTATTGGCTGCCGCTCTGCTTCTGAATGAATGGCAGTGTAGCCTAACGCTGCTGAAGGCACGATGAAAATCTGCGCTAAAGTTGAGAAAAAGAAACTTGCGGTTTTCCAGAGCATCGCCGCCAGGCATCAACCGTGTGTGGAGAGCCCATCGCACACTCATCGCACAGTgcagggagaggaggaaagagacCACCAGCTACCCTTTCCCTAGATTCTTCCCTTCGCATGTGAGGTCTATAGTGCTTCTTCctctccccctctctccctctttccccctctctccctctttctctctctctgttaacgCCATCGGCGGCATAACTTCAAGGAAGGACCATGAGGTCGGTTCCGCGTTGAAGGACCACAGCCAGGGCCTTTGCATGGCTTGGCGGAAGCAGAATATGAATGTGCGAGAAGTTCTGAATGGCACGAACAATGCCCAGGAGAATTGAGGGGTCACGTGACAGAGAAAATGCATGGAGAGGCGGAGACGCGCCATGAAATATTTCTTATCACCCGTCGGGCCGCGTGCGTCCGATTTAACTGGGTGTCGAGGGCTTCGCTTAACGCCAGTCATCGATGATAGTGGAAAGCTATAGAATAACTATAACAAAGAAACGTTGCCTAATACAGCTCCAGGAGCTGGCGTCTCCTAGATGCTGTTCGCAGTAAGACTTGTGAAAGTGCCGGCTAGGtcattgttgtttgtttgttcaaaTAAGGTGTTACTTGTGTTACAAACCTCCAGGAAGAAAAGTGTAATCGTAAGTAGCAGTTTTTACTTACGATGCCAAAACCGTATGTTCATAGAACAGTTACTGCTATTATACCGGAGAATTCGCATAACCCAAGCGTATCATTTCCGCATAAATCTTGCAGCCGAGTCCACGTGCGGTCAAACGTTCACGGGATCCGACAAGAAGGCTGAATATTTTCAGAGCACCTCCGCGCCACCTGGATTTCGAGTGTGCTACCTGTACTACATTGTACAGGGCCTACATAGTGTCGCtgtgcgttgtgggctgcaagcTAAACCTGGCCTTTTGTCCAAAATATTCTCGGAAAATGCATCCCGTATGTGTTTGACTGTATTTATACCTTATGCGATTACATATCCCCTAAAAATACACATGGAATGATGCAAGATCTTACTAGTCACGTGAATCGTTCGAGATTTCTCTTTTATAAAGCTCTCTTTAGTGTATTACCGGCAGTGTACTCGGCGTTGGCATACCCAAGGTGTGTATTTATGAATCATGTCTGAAATgctatacttttttttctttccctgaaGGGTCACTACAAAAATTGCAAAGTTAGGACGGTGAAGTGCCCGCTATGTAAGCAAGAGGTCAGTACCAAGCTGCTGCATGCACACATATCCAACGTCTGCGAAGAAAGAGTTCTCTGCTGCCCCTTCTGCAGTCAGGAGGTAGCGGCCCGTCAACTGGAGGCAAGTTCAATGATGCATGCAGCCCCGTAGTTAGCACTCGAAATTTTATTGTCATGTTAATTGTACGAACACTCAAGCCGCACTCGCGCCCTCGGCTACATGTCCCGAAATGCACATACATATGTACTGGTGGTCCCAGTTAAAATTGGGgaaaaattcaaacaaacaaacaaacaaacaaacaaacaaacaacgagAGGATCTACGCGGACAGCAATAACAGCGTGTTGATGGATGTTGCTCGTGCTAATAGCTTTTTCGTTAGGCACAAATGATGTTGATCAGATGACTTTTGGTTAACCTGCCTAATCCATAAGGTGTCAATGCAAAACATGCTGCGGATGCCGAGATATGATCGATGGGAGGGTTTTAGAGGCAGCTAGGTAGTGTGTCGTTTTTTATTTTCGCAGAAGAAACATTCCGCGCAATCAAAAATACCACGAAAGAAACACGTCCGTCCGCCAGCCATTGCTGCGCTCTTAAAGATAAAATAAGGGCTTAACCTATCGCCCTAGCAACGAGTGGTCACGCTATCTTTCCGAACGGTCCTCAGGTATCGGCTCGCGTCTACGGTCCTTATCAAACACGAAGCCTTGTCTTTCAATGCGCTGTAGAAGACTCAACATTTGGGTACGTTGGTACTGGTTGAATGTCTTGAAGGGGCAGCACAAGAGACAAAAACCGAAAGCAGGAAAGACAGTGGACAGCGCTGCACTTGCAAGTAACTTTATTAGAAATCATACACATACTTAAGTATTTCACTATGCATAAAATGCACAGCGCACTAAATGACAAGGTTGACGTTTGAGGCCGTTGCCATAATTGGCACGCGGACGCGTTGTCGCATGCTATTGAAAACCAACCaaaaaggaaatttgcaggctttttttctttcgtaagaaaagaagaaaccacaCAGGTCCTAGGTCGACCTGCTATCGGTCGTTTCTAGAGATCTTCCATTCTTGCCTTCACGCGTGTCGAATTAGGGTAGAATAATTCAAAGTTAGCAAAGTAAATACCTGCGCAAGAATACAAATGCCTATAGCTTAACGATGCCCACTAACACACAGTGATGGCCATTCGCGTAAAGGTCTGTGAGTGTGTGGGTAAACTTTATTTCAGAGATAGAGCTGGTTTGGTGCCCGGAGATGGGCGGGCAACCCTATACCAGGCAGCCATGGCCCTGTTCTCATTGGCTAACTCCTATTCACCAGCCGTAGCTGGTACTGAGAACTTTGTATTGTCAGCAGGGCCTCCCAGTGGTCTTCCGTTGGCGCTTGTATGGGCGTGTGTTCTTGATGCATTCTCAGACCATGTGATAGATGGTGCATGGCGTACTGCGAAATTGGCTGTCTCTTGTATACGTTTAGGGATAAATTGTGTGCCCTGTAGAGTGACAGGGAGATGATCGCCCGTGTGAAGTCAACGTGGTATGAGAGCTTCTTCTCTGTTAAGCTTACAGTGTGGTGCCAGGTATTCCCACCTTCTCTTCTTATAATTTTCTAGAATGCATGCGTaccccgtatatatatattttaaataatTGGTGACGTTTATTTGAGCTAGTCGATATGAAGCAGTCCAGACCACCTGCAAGCGCTCTGCGGGCGGCTGCAGAGAATCGAAAAACAGGTGTCATATCACAAAGAGCATGTCTTGTTACGTTTTGGCCGAGCAGGGCTCCGACACAGGAACACGATGCCGAACGACGAACAACGTTATTTTAATTTAGCATAGCTGCTGCCGGTTGATATAAAAGCATCTTCGGCGTGGCTCCGCTATCCCTTTTAACAGCGTCGCCACACGAAGGGAGATGGAAACAACCCTCCTCCCCATAATTACCATGCGCGTCGGCTCATTATCATGCCGACAGGCTCGCCGGGCTTAGTGTCGCTATAGTCTCAGGGTCAACAGTGAGTGGACGTCTCTTGGAAGTTCATTCGAATTATTTGTGCAATAACAACACGTTCCATACTTGCGGTAGCTAACTCTCCCGATGCTCGTCTGCTGCCCCATCATATTTGCAGACTCACATGGAAGACTGTGATCAAAGGCCGGCGACTTGTGATCATTGTGAGACGGAATTTGATACATTTGCAGAGGTAAGTGGAAAGTAGCGTGACCTCGAGTAGACCGCACAACCAAGGTGATTTTTATTCCAAATGGTTCTGCTGCCGTAGGCTCAGCATATGCGCTACTCGGAGCAATTCGGCAGGAGAGCGTAGGGAAAGAATCGGCGGACGGATCTTTTGGACGTGTCTTTGGATGCTCACTAAACATACTCCAAGATCCGCCGTTAGCTTCAGAAGCTAGAAAATGATGGAGAGATTTCTGCTCCTAATTGACCCCTTCGAAGGCGGAGCCAAAGTAGTCGAACGTTATAAAGTACCTTAGTTGATCTGTTACGCAAAGTCTGGTTCACAGCTTCAGTTCAAATTTCAGAATTTAGGTGCAGGAACAAAACCAACGACCAACAAGAAATGCACAGGCAAACCATACATGTTTACTTCCAACGAGAGAACAAGGAACGTTAAAATTATTAAGAGTCCCTACCTCTACGACATCAGAACTTCACGGCTTTTAATGTCTGCCTTGATCTTTACATGATCACAACCACACCCATTTAATAGGATCATACCGAGCGACTCTAAAGTATCTTTAGTCTGTATTAATGCCACAAGCGTGAACAAATATTATAATCTTTTATTAAATGAAGTGCAAAAGATACATAAAGAAGGCTAGAGACGGTTTGCCTGTTGTAGCCTCACCAATGATGATAACCTCTCCTGCACACaattgtgaatatatatatatattgtactgtaaaatagggagcagtggggctgtggctaggagagagacaatgacgacgagaaagaacaaccttgtttcggtgcccggtcggctacactacctctcgctgctccaacgttctagtcgcgagcgcttagtgctcaaagtgcttcgcgacaatatatatatatatatatatatatatatatatatatatatatatatatatatatatatatatatatatatatatatatatatatatatatatatatataatatgcacacacacatgtacgACTACGCGCATAATGTCATACAAAGCATACATGAATGTACAAAAATCGTCATTCAGTTTTGTCAACAAGAAATGCTGCGAAATCTCCCACGGGAAAGCGCAGCATCGCTATTTGCACATTTCTCCAGTGTACTTGAAATAACCTGGCAATGTCTACTACCGTGCCATGACGGTAGCAGTGTAACACCACCAATCAATCGGTGTCGCTGCACGTGACTCCAATGCATGGGAAGTGCCCTAACGAGAACtattaatatttttctttttcaagctgaGGGACATTCACTTGGCTGTTTGCCCTTCAAAACCTGCGAAGTGCCGCTACGCTCAACTGGGATGCCGTTTCCAGGTAATGAACGACCTTGATAAATCTCTTCGTCGCCACTGGAACTGTGCTGAGTGTGTTTGCTGCCACAAAAAGACTTCCAGGCGTGCTTTTCTACTGGCCCGAAGTTGGCTACGGGAAAATCAAGTATTTTGTCTTTTAGTTTACTAGAAGCACCTGCGTGCTTTCGACGTGCATAAAATATAAAAAACACCTCGTGCATCGAGTTCATGTATGTTGGTTTCGCCTGTATTTCTGTATTTATTAAAAAATCCTGTATCAAAGGGTGATTTAACTGCTTAGCAAGACTTCTGCAAGCTAGAGGGACCTATATAATGTAGAGGCTATTGGAACTTCTGTTTTCTAACCAAGCAATTATGCCATTACATTGCACATCTTGCCAATCGGCAAACGTGTGCAGTGCTTGAATTACCGCTATCGCATACTTTCTTTCAAAGAGCTGTATAGAGGTGCACAAAAAATAGGGAATGCTTATAGGAAATCAAATGACCAAAAAATGCCATTCAGAACAACGGACTTCGCTACCCGCTAAGTAGACCGAAAGTGGAAGTCTCTTGGAACTGCGCATGCaaacttgaaaaagaaagaaataatccTTCGTAAGTCTTTCCTAATCTGACCAACTTATACATCAAAGACAGCGCATTCTGATGCCCTTCGTTGCAAGTATACCAGGGGTACGTTGGCTGCCTGTGCTAAGTGATGAATCATCGCTGACGCCCCGGTCATAGGGACTATTTACCACGCAAGCTGCTTGCTGGATCATGCCGTCAGCTTTCGCCCCCGCACCCGTATGAATTTCAAGCTGATATCCagtggggaggaggaggagggaggaaagagaaaagcagggGGCAGCGAGGTTACCTAGAATTACGTCCGGTCGGCTACCGTACACCGgtggaatgggaaaggggaaaacaaagatggcaGCGAAAGAGAGGTGGGAAGGAGCCTACAACATGGGAggtaaggaaaaaagaaacacaagcgGTGTCAAGTTAAAAGAAAGACCGCAGAACGAAGATCGGTAACTTCATGTTACGATTGTTGACCCATTACGTTCCAacgcaaaactttgaatgcaggTTGCGTGGCTATAGCTATTCTTTGATTTGCATTTGATGCCGAGCTCAGCGCCACAAGCACGACTTCGCACCGACATGGCAGCGGTTTGCAAACTcttttaacagcttcgctgcagagGGGCATATTCTTTAGCCGAGTGCATGATTGTGTCCGTGAAACGTGAAAATAAACATCTGTTCTGCTTGTTTTCTCAGGCCTCTAACAAGGAGATGGAAAAACATGTCGGCTCGTGTCAATACGTGACGTCACTCATCGAGCGAGTTCTCAATCTCGAAGCGAAGGTGCAGGTAATGAAAGTGCAATAACGAAACTAACGTGGCTTCGGCACTGTTACTTGCTCGTCATGGAAGGCATGCGGTACTTTTATATGCGCCATCGGTTTTATTTGTGTTTCTGAGACGCAACATTGATTAAAGTAGGATTTTGGTTTTGTTGTCACGGCACAGCACTTTCAATATATTTGCTTGCTGTGTATTGTGCAAAATGTGTGGCAATTTTGATCACACAAATTTTGCTGATAATCGCCAAATAATCGCCACAAACTTGGTGATAATGTAAGGCCCACTTCGAATTTGATTCGAAACGTATTGTAAAGACATGTTAACTGCTTGCAGCGGCTTAGTCGTACTTCATTTCGTATCAAAATGCTTAATACGTTCATGGAAAATTCGCGACGTGTTGACGAAATAAGATGCAGACAGGAGTCTCATAGTCACTAAACCTACCGGGACTCGTGGTTATTTAGTAAAaactgaaaaaataaaattaGCAATACACACATAAAACTGAGTTCATTTTTTAGAGTGTGTTAATTGACAACATAATAGGACACAAGTGAATATGATGAATTGTGTTGGAACAGTAGAAAGTGCTCGGTAACAAAAACCCGGAATGGTCTAAAGTGTAACTTATTGAGAAACCAAAGAAGTATTTAATGATTTATGCACATTGTGTATGACTTTGCTCTGTAAAATTGCGAATGTAATACACAATTGCCATGGCGTAGGAATTGGGAACGGAGAATGAGCAGCTGAGGCAGCTGATTGCGGAAAAGGAGGAGGTATACAAGGTGAGATATCGCATGCAGCGTTCACTGTTTTACATTCACATACATGCAACGCAACGATGCTCATATGCAAGCACAACTAATGCTTTCTCGTGTTCGTCACATCGCGTAGACTGTAAAATATTGATATTGCAACAATATTTTAAGGAAGCCGCAGTAACGTTCTGTTGCAGGTGTGCCTCGTTATACAGCTCAGAAAGTAGCAGACCGCATTCCGCAAAACGTAATAGGTATTTTCTATGCATCACCTACCTGAAATGAAAAGGTTCTACAGCTTACAACAATTAGCAGCTGAAAATTTCACATTTAGAAGCATTGATTGAACTTGTTACCTAAAAACACACTGGAAGAAGTGCActgctttttaaaaaaaaattctatttcTTTTACGACAGAAAAAGGATGACTACTTTCAAAGAAATGTGCAAGAAGACCTGGAAGAGCTGCGTGCAGAAATTGTGGTACGTATGGTTCGGCAAGACCTTGTCATGTATCGTTACCTCTTATTGTATTGTATCAACGTCTAAGTACGGTATTCTTCGAAGCTAAAGTAAGACGACAGGTAGTTAAGTTTAGACTAGTAGATTCAAttctgtgaactttgtttttagtCCTTTATGCCAATGAGTTACCATTGGCAAAAATGAAAGCTCCACTTCGCGTATTTTTCGTCCCTACGTATTTTAGGCATGCCGCTCACTTTTTGACCAATCCCCGTTGTGTCTATGCGCCATAGTACTGACTTCAATCATCATCAATAGCAGCCGGTGATTATTACGAATAAGTAATTGGCATTGCAGAAGTAGGCATGGGATCTTTTTCCCTCAC contains:
- the LOC139050469 gene encoding TNF receptor-associated factor 2-like; this translates as MTGRKLLVKDRNRTFEDKLVTFAAEVPGRVLCALCGNISSELLADPEGHLYCRPCLGMLDNDGRIDCCVDSATHRIEDMEHRSERFMEALQLSAMCPNETCSYQATLREVMGHYKNCKVRTVKCPLCKQEVSTKLLHAHISNVCEERVLCCPFCSQEVAARQLETHMEDCDQRPATCDHCETEFDTFAELRDIHLAVCPSKPAKCRYAQLGCRFQASNKEMEKHVGSCQYVTSLIERVLNLEAKVQELGTENEQLRQLIAEKEEVYKKKDDYFQRNVQEDLEELRAEIVIVRNRTMQNDPMTEKRLRELEEKHALLETPLEELLVEISKGK